The genomic DNA GCAATCTATGGCTGCACCCAGGCGCAAATCAGCCTGCGAATTTAGCAGCAGCGGGCGCCGCCTTTACTGCCGTAACGCGCATCTTGTCTGTCGCGGAAAAAGGCTTCGTAGGTCATCGGTGTCTGGTCCGGGTGGTTCACTCGCATATGCTCGACGTAGTTATCATAGTCGGGCACACCGACCATCATTTTTGCCGCCTGACCCAGGTATTTTCCGGCTTTAGAAAGCGTGTCGAACATAACAGCTCCGGTCTGGTTTGCCGGGTAACGCGCTCGCTACCCGGCCGGTTGTGATTAATGCGCGCCTTTTGCCTGCGTCACGATCTGCTCGAGATTTTCCGGCATCGGTTCATACGGCAGCTCTTTGTCCGTCGGTTTATCGACTTTTAACGCCGCCAGCGCGGTCTTCACAGAATACAGCGCCAGTACCACGACCACCACCATAAAGAAGATGGTCAGTCCGGCATCCAGGCGGTTATTGAACACCAGTTGAACCAGCTGCGATTCAGTGTACTGCGACGGAATGTTGCCGCTGTCGATCATCCCCTGGAAGCGGTTGGCGATGGCCAGAAAGCCCACTTTAACGTCCGGGCTAAAGGCTTTCTGCCAGCCAGCGACCAGCGTACAAATCAGCAGCCATGCGGTTGGCAACAACGCCACCCACGCATAACGCTGGCGCTTCATCTTGAACAGCACGACAGCGCAGAGCATCAGCGCCATCCCTGCCAGCATCTGGTTGGCGATACCAAACAGCGGCCACAGAGTGTTGATGCCGCCCAACGGATCCACCACGCCCTGATGCAGGAAGTAACCCCAGGCCAGCACGCAAAGCGCCGTAGCGAGCAGGTTGGCAGGCAGCGAGTCGGTGCGTTTGAGATTCGGGCTGATGACGCCGAGCAGATCCTGCAGCATAAAGCGCGCCGCACGAGTGCCCGCATCTACCGCTGTCAGAATAAACAGCGCTTCAAACAGAATGGCGAAGTGGTACCAGAAGGAGACGTCCATCAGGCCACCCAGTGAACCATGCAGAATGTAGGCCATGCCCACCGCCAGCGTTGGCGCACCACCCGCACGCGAGATAATAGACTGCTCGCCCACCTCACTCGCGATCTGTTTCAGTGTATCCGGCGTGACGGTAAAGCCCCAGCTACTGACCACCTGCGCAGCAGAGGCCACTACATCAGTTGTCCCCGCAGGCGCCAGCACAGCCATCGGGCTGTTCATCGCAAAATAGACGCCCGGATCGATAATGCACGCGGCAACCAGCGCCATGATCGCCACGAAGGATTCCATCAGCATGCCGCCGTAACCAATCAGGCAGGCCTGATTTTCGTTCGCCAGCATTTTCGGCGTGGTACCGGAAGAGATCAGTGCATGGAAGCCCGATACGGCGCCACAGGCGATGGTAATAAACAGGAACGGGAACAGATCACCCGTCCACACCGGGCCAGTGCCATCAACAAACTTAGTGAGTGATGGCATGGTCAGTGTCGGACGCATGATCAAAATACCAATCGCCAGCCCGACAATGGTACCAATTTTCAGGAAAGTGGAGAGATAATCACGCGGCGCCAGCAGCAGCCACACCGGCAATACCGCCGCCACAAAACCGTAGCCCACCAGCATCCAGGTCAGTTGTACGCCGGTAAAATCAAACCACGGCGCCCAGGTTTCGCTCTCTGCCACCCAGCCGCCGGAAATAATGGCGAACACCAGCAGCACGAGTCCGATAACAGACACTTCACCAATCCGCCCCGGACGCAGGTAACGAATATAGATCCCCATAAACAGCGCCAGTGGAATGGTAAAGGCGACGGTATACGTCCCCCACGGGCTGTGGGTCAATGCTTTCACCACGATCATCGCCAGCACCGCAAGGATGATCACCATGATCATAAAGGTCGCGATCAGCGCGATAACGCCCGCCGTCGGCCCCATCTCTTCTTTCACCAGCTCGCCCAGCGAACGACCGTCGCGGCGGGTGGAAACAAACAACACCATAAAGTCCTGAACCGCCCCGGCCAGTACCACGCCCGCGAGGATCCAGATCATGCCCGGCAGATAGCCCATTTGCGCAGCCAGCACCGGCCCGACCAGCGGCCCGGCTCCGGCTATCGCCGCAAAATGGTGTCCGAACAGCACTTTTTTATCGGTTGGTACGTAATCCAGTCCGTCGTTATGGCGAACGGCAGGCGTCATGCGTGTCGGGTCAACCCCGAGGACATTATTCGCGATATAACGGCCATAAAAACGATAGGCAATAAGATAAAGGCAGACCGCCGCCACGACGATCCACAACGCATTTATCTGTTCACCACGGTTGAGGGCGATATAGCCCAGGGCGAAGGCTCCCACAACGGCAAGCACTGCCCAGATGAGGTATTTCCCTGCGTTATTCATTGTGTAGGTTCCATTAGCGCTGAAGTAAGTTGTTACATTTTGTATCTATAACACTCGAATGGAAATTAACAATCCAATAACCCAAGAAAGCGGACATATCACCGAATTTTTACATCACATTGTTAAGCCGATCACTTTCGACCTTTTTCACCCCATTACCCGCGTGCTCAACCGGCATGTACAGCAGCGTCGGCCCTGTTCGTCAAACACCACAATTTCCCAGCACTGATTTTGTCGTCCGGGATACAGCGGCTGACATACGCCACGCACTTTTCCCTGAGACACCGGGCGATGATGGGTGACACTGAGTTCAGTCCCGACCACGCATTCCCCGTCGCGTGTCATCAGAAAGGCCGCCATCGACCCCAGCGTTTCCGCCAGCGCTGCCGAGGCTCCGCCATGCAACAGACCAAACGGCTGATGCGTACGCGCATCCACCGGCATTTCGGCTTCCAGCAGGTCGTCGCCGAGACGGGTATAGTGAATGCCAAGGTGCGCCACCAGGGTGTTCTGACTGGTGGCGTTCAGCGCATCAAGAGACATATGACGTTTCCAGATCATTTACGCCCCCAGCGTTGAGCCGCCATCTACCACGATATCCTGCAACGTGATGTGGCTGGCATGGTCGGAGGCGAGGAACAGAATCGTGCTGGCGATCTCCTGCGGACGGGCGATTTTTCCCAGCGGAATGCCCAGCTTAAACTGTTCTCCGAAGCCGCGAATGCGCTGTTGTTCGGCGTCATCACTGGCCCACAGCGTTCGCTGCATGTCGGTATCGGTTGAGCCTGGCGAGACGAGGTTACAGCGCACGCCGCTGGCGGCCAGCTCCAGCCCGACGGTCAACGCCAGACTTTTTAGCGCCGCTTTCGAGGCGCCATAAGCGCTCATGCCGAGGCGCGGTGTGTGAGCAGCATCCGACGCGACGGTCACGATCGCTCCGCCCTGCTGACGACGAAACTGTGCCATTGTCTGCCGGAACAGGTTAAACGCACCGCCAACGTTCACGGCGAACGTCTGTTGCCAGTCCGCCACGCTCAATGCATCGGTCGCCCCCATGCGCAGAATACCCGCCGCGTTAACCAGCACGTCCAGACGTGGCTGGTTTTCAAGCACGCGGCGA from Trabulsiella odontotermitis includes the following:
- a CDS encoding YbdD/YjiX family protein, yielding MFDTLSKAGKYLGQAAKMMVGVPDYDNYVEHMRVNHPDQTPMTYEAFFRDRQDARYGSKGGARCC
- the entH gene encoding proofreading thioesterase EntH produces the protein MIWKRHMSLDALNATSQNTLVAHLGIHYTRLGDDLLEAEMPVDARTHQPFGLLHGGASAALAETLGSMAAFLMTRDGECVVGTELSVTHHRPVSQGKVRGVCQPLYPGRQNQCWEIVVFDEQGRRCCTCRLSTRVMG
- the cstA gene encoding pyruvate/proton symporter CstA, coding for MNNAGKYLIWAVLAVVGAFALGYIALNRGEQINALWIVVAAVCLYLIAYRFYGRYIANNVLGVDPTRMTPAVRHNDGLDYVPTDKKVLFGHHFAAIAGAGPLVGPVLAAQMGYLPGMIWILAGVVLAGAVQDFMVLFVSTRRDGRSLGELVKEEMGPTAGVIALIATFMIMVIILAVLAMIVVKALTHSPWGTYTVAFTIPLALFMGIYIRYLRPGRIGEVSVIGLVLLVFAIISGGWVAESETWAPWFDFTGVQLTWMLVGYGFVAAVLPVWLLLAPRDYLSTFLKIGTIVGLAIGILIMRPTLTMPSLTKFVDGTGPVWTGDLFPFLFITIACGAVSGFHALISSGTTPKMLANENQACLIGYGGMLMESFVAIMALVAACIIDPGVYFAMNSPMAVLAPAGTTDVVASAAQVVSSWGFTVTPDTLKQIASEVGEQSIISRAGGAPTLAVGMAYILHGSLGGLMDVSFWYHFAILFEALFILTAVDAGTRAARFMLQDLLGVISPNLKRTDSLPANLLATALCVLAWGYFLHQGVVDPLGGINTLWPLFGIANQMLAGMALMLCAVVLFKMKRQRYAWVALLPTAWLLICTLVAGWQKAFSPDVKVGFLAIANRFQGMIDSGNIPSQYTESQLVQLVFNNRLDAGLTIFFMVVVVVLALYSVKTALAALKVDKPTDKELPYEPMPENLEQIVTQAKGAH
- the entA gene encoding 2,3-dihydro-2,3-dihydroxybenzoate dehydrogenase EntA; amino-acid sequence: MTGFDFHGKTVWVTGAGKGIGYATALAFADAGAAVTGFDLAFDGEHYPFTMEVLDVADAQQVAQVCRRVLENQPRLDVLVNAAGILRMGATDALSVADWQQTFAVNVGGAFNLFRQTMAQFRRQQGGAIVTVASDAAHTPRLGMSAYGASKAALKSLALTVGLELAASGVRCNLVSPGSTDTDMQRTLWASDDAEQQRIRGFGEQFKLGIPLGKIARPQEIASTILFLASDHASHITLQDIVVDGGSTLGA